DNA sequence from the Candidatus Thermoplasmatota archaeon genome:
TTCTCGGTGATAAAAATATGGCTGAAAAAGTTGCTAAAGCAGGTGTAAAAAAAGAGGAAGGCTATCTTTACTTTGTAGACAAAGCTGGAGATGTGAGCAGAGCCAAAATGGCAAGAGCTGGCGAAAGAGGCGGTAAGCCTGAAAAAGTAGCAAAGTGTGGTGTAAAGAAAGAGCCTGGGTATTTGTATTTTGTTGATAAATCTGGCGATATATCAAGAGCCAAAATGGCTAGAGGTAGAAAGAAAAAATAATTTATCTTTTATTTTTTTAAAAGCGAAAAATTTAATCTTTTATCAGTACCTTAGTCCTTTTACTTTAATTTAAAAAGGTGCAGCAAGAAATGGAAAGGAATATTTTCATTGAAGAGCTGAAGCACACGCCTATTGAGGAACAGGAGACTGAGTTTGTAGAACGCAAAGGGTTAGGGCATCCTGACAGTATTGCAGATGCGCTTGCAGAAAATGTAGCTAGAAATTTAGCTAGAGAATATCTAAAAAGATTCGGTAGAATTTTGCATTTTAATACAGACGAAGTACAAATAGTTGGAGGTTTATCAGCGCCTAAATTTGGCGGAGGAGGCATGGTCTGGCCTATCTATATACTGCTTGTAGGAAGAGCCACTACAGATGTTGGCGGCGAAAAATTGCCAGTAGGCTCTATTGCAATTAACTCCTCAAAAACATATCTTAAAAAAACGTTCAAGCATCTTGATGTCTATTCAGATGTAATTCTGGATAGTAAAATTTCTATGGGCTCAGTTGAGCTAAGAAAAGTTTTTGAAAGTGAAGTTAGACTTGCAAACGATACCTCTTTTGGAGTAGGCTATGCGCCGATGAGCGAAACTGAGAAATTAGTTTATCACACAGAGAAATTAATTAACGGGAAGCTCAAAAAAACTATGCCTGAGCTCGGCGAAGATGTTAAGGTAATGGGCACAAGGAAAAAGGATTTAATCAATTTAACTATAGCTGTAGCAATGGTTGGTAAAAAAATACCTGATTTGGATCATTATATAAGCAGCGTGAAAGAGCTTAAGGAAATAATTCTAGACAATGCGCTGAAATATACTGATAGAGATGTAAGTGTAGATATAAACACTGCAGATAACTACAAAAAAAACATTGTCTATCTCACGGTCACAGGCTTGAGCATGGAGAACGGCGATGATGGTAGCGTTGGTAGAGGCAATCGAGTTAATGGAGTAATAGCGCCACACAGACCAATGAGTATGGAAGCACATGCAGGTAA
Encoded proteins:
- a CDS encoding methionine adenosyltransferase, translated to MERNIFIEELKHTPIEEQETEFVERKGLGHPDSIADALAENVARNLAREYLKRFGRILHFNTDEVQIVGGLSAPKFGGGGMVWPIYILLVGRATTDVGGEKLPVGSIAINSSKTYLKKTFKHLDVYSDVILDSKISMGSVELRKVFESEVRLANDTSFGVGYAPMSETEKLVYHTEKLINGKLKKTMPELGEDVKVMGTRKKDLINLTIAVAMVGKKIPDLDHYISSVKELKEIILDNALKYTDRDVSVDINTADNYKKNIVYLTVTGLSMENGDDGSVGRGNRVNGVIAPHRPMSMEAHAGKNPVTHVGKLYNILAFRIAEDILKLSNDIKEAHVRIVSQIGKPIDEPNGCSIQLIMEEGSKIHGIKNEASEVANEHLANIYKLTDLIVQDKIPVFL